A genomic segment from bacterium encodes:
- a CDS encoding MotA/TolQ/ExbB proton channel family protein: MDEPNTLVDVGSIGSESVGTSLAQALEMVRLGGPVMVVLAAASVVGLTIVLIKLYQFRAMQIGERRFVSAAIAEWRAGSVDGALEILAGSRSPVARVLEVAIRGLQHPGVSADVVREEVARVGMAHLQRLRSNLRGLEAIATLSPLLGLLGTVLGMIEAFQQLERAGNGANPTILSGGIWEALLTTAVGISVAIPAVALLNWLEGRVGRLGHAMEDAATSVFTVELAPETRTVEGAKSLTSSRAQGAD; the protein is encoded by the coding sequence ATGGATGAGCCCAATACACTCGTGGATGTCGGGAGCATCGGTTCCGAATCGGTGGGGACGAGTCTCGCCCAGGCCCTCGAGATGGTTAGGTTGGGCGGCCCGGTCATGGTCGTACTGGCCGCCGCTTCCGTCGTTGGGCTGACGATCGTCCTCATCAAGCTCTACCAGTTTCGCGCCATGCAGATCGGCGAGCGGCGTTTCGTCAGCGCGGCAATCGCGGAGTGGCGAGCAGGCAGCGTGGACGGCGCTCTCGAGATCCTGGCGGGATCGAGGAGCCCGGTGGCGCGCGTGCTCGAAGTCGCCATTCGAGGCCTGCAACATCCAGGCGTGAGTGCGGACGTCGTCCGAGAGGAGGTCGCCCGGGTGGGCATGGCTCATCTCCAACGCCTGCGAAGCAATCTCCGCGGGCTGGAGGCGATTGCCACGCTAAGCCCGTTGCTAGGGCTGCTCGGCACGGTGCTCGGCATGATCGAGGCATTCCAACAGCTCGAACGCGCCGGAAACGGCGCCAATCCGACCATCCTTTCTGGCGGCATCTGGGAAGCGTTGCTGACCACGGCCGTGGGGATCTCCGTGGCCATCCCCGCCGTGGCCCTGCTGAACTGGCTGGAAGGCCGGGTGGGTCGGCTCGGACATGCGATGGAGGACGCGGCCACTTCCGTGTTCACCGTCGAACTCGCGCCGGAGACCCGGACGGTCGAGGGTGCAAAGAGCCTGACCTCCAGCCGAGCACAGGGTGCAGATTGA
- a CDS encoding biopolymer transporter ExbD: MQIDAKPSRPIRIGLTPLVDVVFILLVFFMLATSFLDWSGIAIEAPVVVAERADEEAIVVRVREHGGFQLLGEEVARGELTEAIARLLAAGPERRVAVVPDPEAPLQQVVHALDDIAAAGGTNITLARSPGEAR, translated from the coding sequence GTGCAGATTGACGCCAAGCCGTCCCGCCCGATTCGAATCGGGCTCACACCGCTGGTCGACGTGGTGTTCATCCTGCTCGTGTTCTTCATGCTGGCCACGAGCTTCCTCGATTGGAGCGGGATCGCGATCGAGGCGCCTGTCGTCGTCGCAGAACGAGCCGACGAAGAGGCCATCGTGGTTCGGGTTCGCGAGCACGGCGGTTTCCAGCTGCTCGGTGAGGAAGTTGCAAGAGGAGAGCTGACGGAGGCGATCGCTCGACTGCTTGCCGCCGGCCCGGAGCGACGAGTGGCCGTCGTACCCGACCCCGAGGCTCCACTCCAGCAGGTCGTGCACGCCCTGGACGACATCGCCGCGGCGGGCGGAACGAACATCACGCTTGCGCGCAGTCCCGGAGAAGCAAGGTGA